A genome region from Coprococcus phoceensis includes the following:
- a CDS encoding site-specific integrase, giving the protein MPAYKDEKTGKWFAKFYYTNWQGIKKQKWKRGFATKKEALGFERDFLEKQSANPDMTFQNLYEIYMEDTAARLKQSTLLTKKAVLQTHILPFFGSKPINEIKASDVRRWQAKLMSSPNNYSQTYLKKINTELNSIINYAKRFYDLNTNPCGKAGTIGKAKAEEMDYWTYDEYIAFREGVKDKSLSYICFEVLYWTGMREGELLALSPADIDLDNKTISINRTYQRIEGKDVFTSPKTRKSKRKIPIPDFLCQELSDYIQSRYMPDADERLFPVTKSYLSHEMIRGCKNTDVKKIRIHDIRHSHASLLINQGCDALMLADRLGHEKVSTTLNTYSHLFPHKQQELVHSLESLQATDSPTPEPPSDNPLLEAIGITCEVSHAQDNGSDVTIRPQFGPALVPPNTASGKIIQMPQRKII; this is encoded by the coding sequence ATGCCAGCTTACAAAGATGAAAAAACTGGTAAATGGTTCGCCAAGTTCTATTATACGAACTGGCAGGGAATCAAAAAACAGAAGTGGAAAAGAGGCTTTGCCACCAAAAAGGAAGCCTTAGGATTTGAAAGGGATTTTCTGGAAAAGCAGTCTGCCAATCCTGACATGACATTTCAAAACCTTTATGAAATTTATATGGAGGATACGGCTGCAAGACTTAAGCAGTCAACTCTTCTGACAAAAAAGGCGGTACTACAGACGCATATTCTTCCATTCTTCGGTAGCAAGCCGATAAATGAAATCAAAGCCTCTGATGTACGAAGATGGCAGGCGAAGCTTATGAGTTCGCCGAATAATTACTCCCAGACCTATCTGAAAAAGATTAACACGGAGCTTAACAGCATCATCAATTACGCCAAGCGTTTCTATGACCTTAACACCAATCCCTGCGGCAAGGCAGGCACCATTGGAAAAGCAAAGGCTGAGGAAATGGATTACTGGACTTACGATGAATATATTGCTTTCCGTGAGGGTGTAAAAGACAAGTCGCTATCGTATATATGCTTTGAAGTCCTGTACTGGACTGGTATGCGAGAAGGTGAACTGCTTGCTCTATCACCTGCTGATATTGACCTTGATAACAAGACAATATCCATCAACAGAACATATCAGCGGATAGAAGGAAAAGATGTATTTACATCACCTAAGACAAGAAAAAGTAAGCGAAAGATTCCGATTCCGGATTTTCTCTGCCAGGAGCTATCAGACTATATCCAGTCAAGGTATATGCCTGACGCAGATGAAAGGCTGTTCCCGGTAACAAAATCATATCTCTCACACGAGATGATAAGAGGTTGCAAAAACACAGATGTAAAGAAGATACGAATCCACGATATCAGGCATTCGCACGCCAGCTTACTTATTAATCAGGGCTGTGATGCGCTGATGTTAGCAGACAGGCTCGGACACGAGAAAGTATCCACAACACTTAACACATACTCTCATCTATTTCCACATAAACAGCAGGAGCTTGTGCATAGTCTGGAATCATTGCAGGCAACAGATTCGCCAACACCTGAACCACCATCTGATAACCCTCTGCTTGAAGCAATAGGTATCACCTGTGAAGTATCTCATGCTCAGGACAACGGCTCAGATGTAACAATCCGACCTCAGTTTGGACCTGCGTTAGTACCACCAAATACCGCATCAGGGAAAATCATCCAGATGCCACAAAGAAAGATCATATAG
- a CDS encoding ATP-binding protein, which translates to MARDTLFSGESKNIEYKVTLPDKSEKYMKTIVAFANTQGGKLVVGVDDKTHEIVGVENEILFQLMDGIANAVSDSCMPQIIPDIEPQTVDEKTVIIVSVEAGKNRPYYLKSKGKENGTYIRVAGTSRQAFPEKIRELEMEGARISWDELTCVGYPVSKEATEKLCSDIESFREKTGMTERSVKKEQLINWKILKQSEGQLLATNAYALLTSDYFPFSKTQCAVFKGTDRAVFLDKREFTGPIYTQIEETVDFVLRNIRLGATIDGLVRKEKYELPPEAIREMIINAHCHRNLLDESCIQVAVYDDRLEVTSPGGLYNGLTYEEVMNGHSKIRNKAIANIFSQMGLVEAWGSGIKRIFNAAKEYDLPEPKFQEFDNMFRVELFRNNSMTELEKEAGESSEKSRRRVGEGSDIIRGYELSDTQKKIVNLLLCDRQLSAAKIAEQLGMGSRSIEKNIKKLKELGILIRHGSPKNGYWEVIDCGEKNNGDTE; encoded by the coding sequence ATGGCAAGAGACACATTGTTTTCTGGAGAATCAAAAAATATTGAATACAAAGTTACTTTACCAGATAAAAGTGAAAAGTACATGAAAACAATCGTAGCTTTTGCCAATACCCAGGGCGGAAAGCTGGTTGTAGGCGTAGATGATAAGACACACGAGATTGTGGGTGTGGAAAATGAAATATTATTTCAGTTAATGGATGGAATTGCCAATGCTGTTTCAGATTCTTGTATGCCACAAATTATTCCAGATATTGAACCGCAGACAGTAGATGAGAAAACTGTGATTATTGTATCAGTAGAAGCAGGAAAGAACCGCCCATATTATCTGAAATCAAAAGGGAAAGAGAATGGTACCTATATTCGTGTGGCAGGTACATCCAGACAGGCTTTTCCAGAGAAAATAAGAGAACTTGAAATGGAAGGAGCTAGAATTTCGTGGGATGAACTTACTTGTGTAGGATATCCTGTTTCAAAAGAAGCAACAGAAAAGCTTTGTAGTGACATTGAAAGTTTTCGTGAAAAAACTGGAATGACAGAACGTTCAGTGAAGAAAGAGCAGCTTATTAACTGGAAAATTCTGAAACAAAGTGAGGGACAGTTATTAGCAACGAATGCCTATGCATTGTTAACTTCTGATTATTTTCCGTTTTCTAAAACCCAATGTGCAGTCTTTAAAGGAACAGATCGGGCTGTATTTCTGGATAAAAGAGAATTTACAGGACCGATTTATACGCAGATTGAAGAGACTGTGGATTTTGTACTGAGAAATATAAGACTTGGAGCAACAATTGATGGTCTGGTGAGAAAGGAAAAATATGAGCTTCCACCAGAGGCAATCAGAGAAATGATTATTAATGCACATTGTCATCGAAATTTATTGGACGAATCCTGTATTCAGGTTGCAGTTTATGATGATCGACTGGAAGTGACTTCTCCAGGCGGACTATATAATGGACTGACTTACGAGGAAGTCATGAACGGTCATTCAAAAATCAGAAATAAAGCAATTGCTAATATTTTTAGTCAGATGGGGCTTGTGGAAGCCTGGGGCAGTGGTATAAAGAGAATTTTTAATGCGGCGAAGGAATATGATCTTCCAGAACCCAAATTTCAAGAATTCGATAATATGTTTCGGGTAGAATTATTTAGAAATAATTCTATGACAGAGTTGGAGAAAGAAGCCGGAGAAAGTTCGGAGAAGAGTCGGAGAAGAGTCGGAGAAGGTTCGGATATAATTAGAGGTTATGAATTGTCGGATACACAGAAGAAAATTGTGAATCTTCTTCTCTGTGATAGGCAGCTATCGGCAGCAAAAATAGCAGAACAATTAGGTATGGGAAGCCGGAGCATAGAAAAAAATATTAAGAAATTAAAAGAACTTGGTATTCTTATCCGGCATGGTTCTCCTAAAAATGGATATTGGGAAGTTATAGATTGTGGGGAAAAGAACAATGGGGATACCGAATGA
- a CDS encoding AAA domain-containing protein: protein MSESQFNYTVIEKMHKSPIWDNHILKVRVRGKDKIYVLKLYGGINEPFQKLVFNREMEALKVLNSCSNIVKIRDTTASLKYNGKSNYGAILMDYVDGKTLDLYDWHSFTQLKKYEICLKILQAVYNAHANDVIHRDLKPQNIIYDDVNDEITIIDFGSSKIKTIIEKETTMPMFSENYSAPEVVKGNDITEKCDYYSLGVIFSELFLCKEAESNVETICLIEKSSMDEVLKDMLCSMLQDNPSDRPESIDEITDVFTQLIGELNTSANDYSVFIDFEKMRYLKRSMVIENSMNMTQFTNSFLKREFSEGYGYYDEHHGKYIITGKNIVVECSYDEKIESFEVMRIFEVATDRRNINIRRSFKIEGKLSFYDSRFRYTCHNGKDNKKLWIMFKNRREENERYREREEKFDKLFGSWQEGLEESIISEKDKVAKIVYSESYIDNGQIVLEVDECQNKSIDELEQNTKFIIEGVDDRGQPVYFELGILDDIICDDDSVKIVIQMPKKVLKGNVRTLLKKKSNVMEDFRANTSSYKRQMNAIRSLKSEEYSARNLKDILLNVEEPEEIPTIFEPKFIAQKLNTSQQQAVIKALNSENIGLIQGPPGTGKTKVIKEIIGQVVTKSIKTADSPRILIVSQSHTAVDNILEGLGSTISDDLEIVRIGADKNVSPKITCRYTMPAHRDKLFSDVKKNVEEYDKSMEEVYQDISDQRILDRWKKIKEIQKDWIDRSVEKDCLDYQLVRSATVIAGTCIGFLANSFVKDMEFDYVIIDEAAKATTPELLVSIIKAKKIILVGDQNQLPAYADQSISPKIAKLTKNPEYRMFDILFETLPNSHKQVLSTQYRMIRNIGNLISTVFYGGTIDTGCKDEDKLHGLSRYEGNSIIWFDTSENRRRKQKKTKGNSFMNEEEKRIILDILEDLKKSNELDNQDIGIITGYSGQKDILRNSVKAIGYDKIAQIDINVLDAFQGRENDIIMYSTVRTDNSIGFQKEKERVNVAFSRAKKLLIICGDLNFFYNYNDPNNKFIEIIDYIRTHDHCKIISCKGGNLF, encoded by the coding sequence CAGCATCATTAAAATATAATGGAAAATCTAATTATGGTGCAATACTAATGGATTATGTAGATGGGAAGACTTTGGATTTATATGATTGGCATTCATTCACACAATTGAAGAAGTACGAAATATGTTTAAAAATTTTGCAGGCAGTATATAATGCACATGCAAATGATGTAATACATAGAGATTTAAAGCCCCAAAATATAATTTACGATGATGTAAATGACGAGATTACAATTATAGATTTTGGTTCAAGCAAGATAAAGACAATTATTGAGAAAGAAACTACTATGCCAATGTTTTCAGAAAATTATTCAGCACCAGAAGTTGTAAAAGGAAATGATATTACTGAAAAATGCGATTACTATTCTTTGGGGGTTATTTTCTCTGAATTATTTTTGTGCAAAGAAGCAGAATCAAATGTAGAAACGATTTGTTTGATTGAAAAATCTAGTATGGATGAAGTGTTAAAAGACATGCTTTGTTCGATGCTTCAGGATAACCCATCTGATAGACCGGAATCTATAGATGAAATTACAGATGTTTTTACACAATTAATAGGTGAATTAAACACATCTGCAAATGATTATAGTGTTTTTATCGATTTTGAAAAAATGCGTTATTTGAAACGCAGTATGGTAATTGAAAATAGCATGAACATGACGCAATTTACCAATTCATTTTTAAAAAGGGAATTTTCAGAAGGATACGGATATTATGATGAACACCATGGGAAATATATTATTACAGGGAAAAATATCGTAGTGGAATGTAGTTATGATGAAAAAATAGAATCTTTTGAAGTGATGAGGATTTTTGAAGTTGCAACTGATCGTAGAAATATTAATATTCGTAGAAGTTTTAAAATTGAAGGTAAGCTCTCTTTTTATGATTCTAGATTTAGATATACATGTCATAATGGAAAAGATAATAAAAAGCTATGGATTATGTTTAAAAATAGACGTGAAGAGAACGAACGATACAGGGAACGTGAAGAAAAATTTGATAAGCTATTTGGAAGCTGGCAAGAGGGATTAGAGGAATCTATTATTAGCGAAAAGGACAAAGTTGCAAAAATAGTATATTCTGAATCGTATATTGATAATGGTCAAATTGTTTTAGAAGTAGACGAATGTCAAAATAAGTCAATAGATGAGTTGGAGCAAAATACAAAATTCATTATTGAAGGTGTTGATGATAGAGGACAACCTGTATATTTTGAATTGGGTATTCTAGATGATATTATATGTGATGATGATAGCGTTAAAATAGTTATACAAATGCCTAAAAAAGTGTTAAAAGGAAATGTAAGAACACTGCTTAAGAAGAAAAGCAATGTTATGGAAGACTTTCGCGCAAATACCAGTTCTTATAAGCGTCAGATGAATGCAATTAGATCATTAAAAAGTGAAGAGTATTCTGCACGAAATTTGAAAGATATTTTGTTAAATGTTGAAGAACCAGAGGAGATACCAACGATATTTGAACCCAAATTTATTGCACAAAAGTTAAATACATCACAACAACAAGCGGTCATAAAAGCTTTAAACTCTGAAAATATTGGATTGATACAGGGACCACCTGGAACTGGGAAAACAAAGGTAATAAAGGAAATAATAGGACAAGTTGTTACGAAATCTATAAAAACAGCAGATAGTCCTAGAATACTTATTGTTTCGCAGTCACATACAGCGGTGGATAATATTTTGGAAGGCCTAGGTAGTACTATTTCAGATGATTTAGAAATAGTCAGAATAGGAGCTGACAAAAATGTATCACCCAAAATAACTTGTAGATATACGATGCCAGCTCATAGAGACAAGCTTTTTTCTGATGTGAAGAAGAATGTTGAAGAGTATGACAAAAGTATGGAAGAAGTATACCAAGACATATCAGATCAGAGAATTCTTGACAGATGGAAGAAAATAAAAGAAATACAAAAGGATTGGATTGATAGGTCTGTAGAAAAGGACTGCCTTGATTATCAGTTAGTACGAAGTGCTACGGTTATAGCAGGAACATGTATAGGTTTTTTAGCAAATAGTTTTGTTAAAGATATGGAATTTGATTATGTTATTATTGATGAAGCGGCAAAGGCAACAACGCCGGAATTGCTAGTTTCTATAATCAAAGCAAAAAAGATAATTTTAGTAGGAGATCAAAATCAGTTACCAGCCTATGCAGACCAAAGCATATCTCCAAAGATTGCAAAACTTACAAAAAATCCAGAATATAGAATGTTTGATATATTATTCGAAACATTACCAAATTCACACAAGCAAGTTTTAAGTACCCAATATAGAATGATAAGAAATATTGGAAATTTGATTAGTACTGTTTTCTATGGAGGAACAATTGATACTGGGTGCAAGGACGAAGATAAACTTCATGGACTATCGAGATACGAAGGTAATTCTATAATTTGGTTTGATACTTCAGAAAACAGAAGAAGGAAGCAGAAGAAAACCAAAGGAAATTCATTCATGAATGAGGAAGAAAAACGTATTATTTTAGATATTCTTGAGGATTTAAAGAAATCGAATGAATTAGATAACCAAGATATAGGGATAATTACCGGATATAGTGGACAAAAAGATATTCTTCGAAATTCAGTTAAAGCAATCGGATATGATAAAATTGCACAAATTGATATTAATGTGTTAGATGCATTTCAAGGACGCGAGAATGATATTATTATGTATAGTACAGTAAGAACAGATAATTCAATTGGATTCCAGAAAGAAAAGGAGCGTGTAAATGTTGCTTTTTCTAGGGCAAAAAAATTGTTGATAATCTGTGGTGACTTAAATTTCTTTTATAATTATAATGATCCAAATAATAAATTTATTGAAATAATAGACTACATTAGAACTCACGATCATTGCAAGATTATTTCATGTAAGGGAGGAAATCTATTTTGA